One stretch of Pseudomonas sp. NC02 DNA includes these proteins:
- the glyA gene encoding serine hydroxymethyltransferase encodes MFSKQDQIQGYDDALLAAMNAEEQRQEDHIELIASENYTSKRVMEAQGSGLTNKYAEGYPGKRYYGGCEHVDKVEVLAIERAKQLFGADYANVQPHSGSSANSAVYLALLNAGDTILGMSLAHGGHLTHGAKVSSSGKLYNAVQYGIDTNTGLIDYDEVERLAVEHKPKMIVAGFSAYSKTLDFPRFRQIADKVGALLFVDMAHVAGLVAAGLYPNPLPYADVVTTTTHKTLRGPRGGLILAKSNEEIEKKLNSAVFPGAQGGPLMHVIAGKAVCFKEAQEPGFKAYQQQVIDNAQAMAGVFIKRGYDVVSGGTDNHLFLVSLIRQGLTGKDADAALGRAHITVNKNAVPNDPQSPFVTSGLRIGTPAVTTRGFKVTQCLELAGWICDILDNLGDADVEANVAKHVAALCADFPVYR; translated from the coding sequence ATGTTCAGCAAGCAAGACCAGATCCAGGGTTATGACGATGCACTGCTGGCGGCCATGAATGCCGAGGAGCAGCGCCAGGAAGATCATATCGAGCTGATCGCGTCAGAGAATTACACCAGCAAGCGTGTCATGGAAGCCCAGGGCAGCGGCCTCACCAACAAGTACGCCGAAGGATATCCGGGCAAGCGTTACTACGGCGGCTGCGAACATGTGGACAAGGTTGAAGTGCTGGCCATCGAGCGCGCCAAGCAACTGTTCGGTGCCGATTACGCCAACGTGCAGCCACACTCCGGTTCGTCGGCCAACAGCGCGGTGTACCTGGCGCTGCTGAACGCCGGCGACACCATCCTCGGCATGAGCCTGGCCCACGGCGGCCACCTGACCCACGGCGCCAAGGTGTCGTCCTCGGGCAAGCTGTACAACGCGGTGCAATACGGCATCGACACCAACACCGGGCTGATCGACTACGACGAAGTCGAGCGCCTGGCCGTGGAGCACAAGCCGAAGATGATCGTGGCGGGTTTTTCCGCCTACTCCAAGACCCTGGATTTCCCGCGCTTTCGCCAGATCGCCGACAAGGTCGGTGCGCTGCTGTTCGTCGACATGGCCCACGTCGCCGGCCTGGTGGCCGCCGGTCTGTACCCGAACCCGCTGCCCTACGCCGATGTGGTCACCACCACCACCCACAAGACCCTGCGCGGTCCACGTGGCGGGTTGATCCTGGCCAAGTCCAACGAAGAAATTGAAAAGAAACTCAACTCTGCGGTATTCCCGGGCGCCCAGGGCGGCCCGCTGATGCACGTGATCGCCGGCAAGGCGGTGTGCTTCAAGGAAGCCCAGGAACCAGGTTTCAAGGCCTATCAACAGCAAGTGATCGACAACGCCCAGGCCATGGCCGGCGTGTTTATCAAACGCGGCTACGATGTAGTGTCCGGCGGCACCGATAACCACCTGTTCCTGGTCAGCCTGATCCGTCAGGGCCTCACCGGCAAAGATGCGGACGCCGCCCTCGGTCGCGCTCACATCACCGTCAACAAGAACGCCGTGCCCAACGACCCGCAGTCGCCCTTCGTGACCTCGGGCCTGCGTATCGGCACGCCGGCGGTGACCACACGCGGCTTCAAAGTGACCCAATGCCTGGAGTTGGCCGGCTGGATCTGCGACATCCTCGACAACCTCGGCGACGCCGATGTGGAGGCCAACGTCGCCAAGCATGTGGCCGCCCTGTGCGCTGATTTCCCGGTTTATCGCTGA